In Ignavibacteria bacterium, a single genomic region encodes these proteins:
- a CDS encoding deoxyribodipyrimidine photo-lyase has protein sequence MPEMPDKHEILKVYWFRKDLRLKDNRALTRFIDDVNHGDKYIFIYIKNKDSYNFYGEMRLAFLKNSLEELSSVLKKMQLSLSVLKGNSIDVFKMLLKKYNRLTVFANSQIEPYSISRDNLVSEFLNSSGSELKLYYDNMLFEPKEVVKNDGMPYSVFTPFSKKCYTLINENHYACLNPDFDKLNPHNCISIDSERLDKYNQSPVFKGGRNEGLMFLKDFYKNGLNKYKIQRDFPSIKGTSLLSPHLHFGTVSIRECWRCALDKIKKTVDSPNIKSWMNELLWREFYYHITFHFPHIIKGAFKQTFDMIEWNYDKTLFEKWCNGTTGFPIVDAGMRQLNKNGWVHNRVRMIVAMFLTKDLFIDWKWGEKYFAQKLVDLDFASNNGGWQWSASTGCDAQPYFRIFNPYLQSVRFDANGSYIRKYVEELRNVPDKYIHKPDDMSEEQCIKYGASEYPKPLIDHHAAKEYTITRFKKLYEN, from the coding sequence ATGCCTGAAATGCCGGATAAGCATGAAATTCTTAAAGTTTACTGGTTTAGAAAGGACCTCAGACTTAAAGATAATAGAGCATTGACAAGGTTTATTGATGATGTAAATCACGGGGACAAGTATATATTCATATACATTAAGAACAAGGATAGTTATAATTTCTACGGTGAAATGCGATTAGCATTCTTGAAAAATTCATTAGAAGAACTATCTTCAGTTCTTAAGAAAATGCAATTATCTTTATCTGTTCTTAAAGGTAATAGCATAGATGTTTTTAAAATGCTTTTAAAGAAATACAATCGTCTTACCGTTTTTGCAAATAGTCAAATCGAACCATATTCTATCTCACGTGATAATCTTGTATCGGAATTCCTTAACAGTTCAGGAAGTGAACTTAAGTTATATTATGACAATATGTTGTTTGAACCAAAAGAAGTTGTTAAAAATGACGGAATGCCTTATAGTGTTTTTACACCCTTCAGCAAAAAATGTTATACTTTGATAAATGAAAACCACTACGCCTGTTTAAATCCTGATTTTGATAAATTAAATCCTCATAATTGCATTTCCATAGATTCAGAAAGACTGGATAAGTACAACCAATCCCCTGTTTTCAAAGGAGGTAGAAATGAAGGTCTGATGTTTCTGAAAGATTTTTACAAAAATGGTCTAAATAAATATAAAATACAAAGAGACTTCCCTTCTATAAAAGGAACAAGTCTGCTTTCTCCGCATCTTCATTTTGGTACTGTAAGTATTCGTGAATGCTGGAGATGTGCTCTTGATAAGATTAAGAAAACTGTTGATTCTCCCAATATTAAATCCTGGATGAATGAGCTTCTTTGGAGAGAGTTCTACTATCATATAACCTTCCATTTTCCACATATAATTAAAGGTGCTTTTAAACAGACTTTCGATATGATTGAATGGAATTATGATAAAACATTATTTGAAAAATGGTGTAACGGTACGACAGGATTCCCTATAGTAGATGCAGGTATGCGGCAGTTAAACAAAAATGGCTGGGTACATAACAGAGTCAGAATGATTGTCGCTATGTTTCTAACGAAGGATTTGTTCATAGATTGGAAATGGGGCGAGAAGTATTTTGCTCAAAAACTGGTGGACCTTGATTTTGCCTCAAACAATGGAGGTTGGCAATGGAGTGCTTCTACAGGATGCGATGCTCAACCGTACTTTCGTATCTTTAATCCTTATCTGCAAAGTGTCAGGTTTGATGCAAATGGATCATACATAAGAAAGTATGTTGAAGAATTGAGAAATGTGCCTGATAAGTATATTCATAAACCTGACGATATGTCTGAAGAGCAATGCATAAAATATGGTGCTTCTGAATATCCTAAACCGTTAATAGACCATCATGCAGCAAAAGAATACACAATAACACGTTTTAAAAAGCTATACGAAAATTAA
- a CDS encoding guanosine monophosphate reductase — protein sequence MSYKNILFEDSLTYDDVSLLPNQISAVEHRADCDTSIEFCGLKLKVPIIASPMNTVCGGKMAKALADHGALGIIHRFNTADEQISEFKESNLNGSDFKSAAVGINANTEIERLKKLADYGVRIFCVDIANGGSRMIEKFLSSINSTVKEYKLKIIAGNVASYETTKFLINLGVDAIRVGIGNGAMCSTSIKSGIGIGQVDAIVRALSAKDDLRSNVKIIADGGISTPGAMCKAIALGCDAVMFGRVLAGTDEAPGEVLKYSNQRWKKYCGSASFAVKQDNKNYIEGEESLVPYKGSVSKLIKEYREGLQSSMSYLNSKDINEYQKKATFVKLTSHSFLERKPQVDNA from the coding sequence ATGTCGTACAAAAATATATTATTTGAAGATTCATTGACTTATGACGATGTATCTTTACTTCCTAACCAGATTTCTGCAGTTGAGCACAGAGCAGACTGCGACACATCAATAGAATTTTGCGGTCTAAAACTAAAGGTTCCTATTATAGCATCTCCTATGAATACTGTCTGCGGAGGAAAAATGGCAAAAGCATTAGCTGACCACGGTGCTCTTGGAATTATTCATAGATTTAATACTGCCGACGAGCAAATCTCCGAATTCAAAGAAAGTAATCTTAACGGCTCAGATTTCAAGTCTGCAGCTGTTGGTATTAATGCGAATACTGAAATTGAAAGGCTAAAGAAACTTGCTGACTATGGAGTTAGGATATTCTGTGTTGATATTGCTAACGGCGGTTCAAGAATGATAGAGAAATTTCTCTCCTCGATTAATTCTACTGTAAAGGAATATAAACTAAAAATTATTGCCGGTAATGTTGCAAGTTATGAAACAACGAAATTTCTTATAAACTTAGGTGTTGATGCGATTAGAGTTGGTATAGGTAATGGTGCTATGTGCTCAACATCCATAAAATCCGGTATTGGTATTGGACAGGTCGATGCAATAGTAAGAGCATTAAGTGCAAAAGACGATTTAAGAAGCAACGTTAAAATAATCGCAGACGGCGGTATCAGCACTCCCGGAGCGATGTGCAAGGCGATAGCTCTTGGTTGTGATGCCGTTATGTTTGGACGCGTTCTTGCAGGAACCGACGAGGCTCCGGGTGAAGTTCTTAAATATAGCAATCAAAGATGGAAGAAATACTGCGGCTCTGCTTCTTTTGCTGTTAAGCAGGATAACAAGAATTACATAGAAGGAGAAGAATCTCTGGTTCCATATAAAGGTAGTGTTTCGAAATTAATAAAAGAATACCGCGAGGGGCTTCAATCATCAATGAGTTACCTGAATTCAAAAGATATTAATGAATACCAGAAGAAAGCAACTTTTGTAAAACTTACTTCACATTCATTTCTCGAGAGAAAACCACAGGTAGATAATGCCTGA
- the sucC gene encoding ADP-forming succinate--CoA ligase subunit beta translates to MKIHEYQAKSLLKKYGVAIQDGIAIRWMEEFDNAINTLRERGVQQFVVKSQIHAGGRGKGTVYNKSNREEVVVQGGVKFFGGNVDAAREYASKILGNILVTHQSGAEGKEIQTIFIAEGLDYKKELYLSILLDRMNSKDVIMASTEGGVEIEKVAAETPEKIIKVWIEPGLGIQNFQARELAFGLGLEGNAFKDFTKFIISLYKAYIDLDASMLEVNPLIITNDDRILALDAKINLDDNAIFRHKEYEALRDLNEEDPLEIEASKSNLNYIKLDGNVGCMVNGAGLAMGTMDLIKIAGGEPANFLDVGGSASAETVENGFKIILTDPNVKAILINIFGGIVRCDRVANGVIQASRNLNLSIPVVVRLQGTNAEEARRILNESGLNLIPADTLQDAADKVTQALALVS, encoded by the coding sequence ATGAAAATACACGAGTATCAGGCTAAATCACTTCTTAAAAAATACGGCGTTGCCATTCAGGATGGAATTGCAATTAGATGGATGGAAGAATTCGACAACGCAATTAACACACTCCGCGAAAGAGGAGTCCAGCAGTTTGTCGTTAAATCACAGATACACGCAGGTGGAAGAGGTAAAGGTACAGTCTACAATAAATCCAACCGTGAAGAAGTGGTCGTTCAAGGCGGAGTAAAGTTCTTTGGAGGTAATGTTGATGCTGCTAGAGAGTACGCCTCAAAAATTCTCGGTAATATACTTGTAACCCATCAGTCAGGTGCTGAGGGCAAAGAAATTCAGACGATATTTATTGCAGAGGGTCTCGATTATAAGAAAGAACTGTACTTAAGCATACTTCTCGACAGAATGAATTCGAAAGATGTTATTATGGCATCTACAGAAGGCGGAGTTGAAATTGAGAAAGTTGCCGCAGAAACTCCGGAGAAAATTATTAAAGTATGGATTGAACCTGGACTTGGTATTCAGAACTTTCAGGCAAGAGAACTTGCTTTTGGATTAGGACTTGAAGGTAATGCCTTTAAAGATTTCACGAAGTTTATTATCTCACTATACAAAGCTTATATCGATCTTGATGCATCAATGCTGGAAGTTAACCCTTTAATCATTACAAATGACGACAGGATACTTGCTCTCGATGCCAAGATTAATCTTGATGACAATGCGATTTTCAGACATAAAGAGTACGAAGCATTGCGTGATCTGAATGAAGAAGACCCGCTCGAAATAGAAGCGTCAAAGTCCAACCTGAACTACATTAAACTCGACGGTAATGTGGGGTGTATGGTAAACGGTGCCGGACTTGCAATGGGTACTATGGACTTGATTAAAATTGCCGGCGGTGAACCCGCTAACTTCCTCGATGTCGGAGGATCTGCTTCGGCTGAAACAGTCGAAAATGGTTTCAAGATTATACTTACAGACCCTAATGTGAAAGCAATTCTTATTAACATATTCGGAGGTATCGTTCGATGCGATAGAGTTGCTAACGGTGTTATTCAGGCTTCAAGAAACCTGAATCTGAGTATTCCTGTTGTGGTAAGACTGCAGGGCACAAACGCGGAAGAAGCAAGACGTATTCTAAACGAATCTGGATTAAATCTTATACCTGCTGATACATTGCAGGATGCAGCTGATAAAGTAACACAAGCATTAGCTTTAGTGAGTTAA
- the pruA gene encoding L-glutamate gamma-semialdehyde dehydrogenase, with product MAIAKFKNEPFTDFTEKKNRKAFEKALEDVRKRFSVEYPLIIGGEKLYADEKIVSRNPSNPEEIVGTFQKASVEQALHAVETAYAKFEEWKHVSPAKRAEYLFKAAKLMRKRKHYFSAMMVYEVGKNWAEADGDTAEAIDFIEFYAREMIRYSKNQPLTKIKGEKNKLEYLPLGVGFVIPPWNFPLAILVGMTTASIVSGNTVVLKPSSDSPAIAQMFVELMEEVKLPKGVLNFVTGGGSSIGDVLVQHHLVRYISFTGSMEVGLRINELAAKKQPQQIWIKRVVAEMGGKDSIVIDKELHSFDDAVLGTIQSAFGFQGQKCSACSRVIVDENIYDKFCDALVTKAKTLKVAQAKDNPNMGPVINEGSKSKIMNYINTAVNEGGIIIHGGKEIEGGYFVEPTIIKDVKPMDTIAQEEIFGPVLAVIKSSNFDESLKIANNTMFGLTGAAYSSNKKNLQKADSEFFVGNLYLNRKCTGALVGVHPFGGFNLSGTDSKAGGRDYLSLFTQAKLTSKKIIK from the coding sequence ATGGCAATCGCAAAATTTAAGAATGAACCGTTTACTGATTTTACGGAAAAGAAAAATAGAAAAGCTTTTGAAAAAGCTCTTGAAGATGTCAGAAAAAGATTTAGCGTGGAATACCCTCTTATAATCGGAGGTGAGAAACTTTATGCAGATGAAAAGATTGTGTCACGCAATCCTTCGAATCCTGAAGAGATTGTCGGTACTTTTCAGAAAGCATCAGTAGAGCAGGCACTTCATGCTGTTGAAACTGCATACGCAAAATTTGAAGAGTGGAAACATGTTAGCCCTGCAAAACGTGCTGAATATCTGTTTAAAGCAGCAAAACTAATGAGAAAAAGAAAGCATTATTTCTCCGCAATGATGGTGTATGAAGTCGGTAAGAATTGGGCTGAAGCAGACGGTGATACAGCTGAGGCAATTGATTTTATAGAATTCTATGCAAGGGAAATGATTAGATATAGCAAAAATCAACCTCTTACAAAAATAAAAGGTGAGAAGAATAAACTCGAATATTTACCTCTTGGAGTTGGTTTTGTTATCCCGCCGTGGAATTTCCCTCTGGCAATTTTAGTGGGTATGACTACAGCTTCAATAGTTTCAGGTAATACAGTAGTTCTTAAACCTTCAAGCGACTCTCCGGCTATTGCACAAATGTTTGTAGAATTAATGGAAGAAGTTAAACTTCCAAAAGGTGTGCTTAATTTCGTTACAGGAGGTGGGAGTTCAATCGGTGACGTTCTTGTTCAGCATCATCTTGTTAGATACATTTCATTCACGGGTTCTATGGAAGTTGGATTAAGAATAAATGAACTCGCAGCAAAGAAACAACCTCAGCAAATTTGGATTAAGAGAGTCGTAGCTGAAATGGGCGGTAAAGATTCAATAGTAATCGATAAAGAACTACATAGTTTTGATGATGCTGTTCTGGGTACCATTCAATCCGCATTCGGATTCCAGGGACAAAAATGTTCGGCATGTTCTCGAGTGATTGTTGACGAGAACATTTATGATAAATTCTGTGATGCACTCGTTACAAAAGCGAAAACATTAAAAGTAGCACAGGCTAAAGATAATCCAAACATGGGTCCTGTTATTAATGAAGGTTCTAAGAGTAAGATTATGAACTACATTAATACTGCAGTAAATGAGGGTGGTATTATAATTCACGGAGGAAAAGAAATTGAAGGCGGTTATTTTGTCGAACCAACCATTATTAAGGATGTAAAACCAATGGATACCATAGCTCAGGAAGAGATTTTCGGACCGGTTCTTGCAGTCATTAAATCATCGAACTTCGATGAATCCCTGAAAATTGCAAACAACACAATGTTCGGTCTTACCGGTGCAGCTTATTCAAGTAATAAGAAGAATTTGCAAAAAGCCGACAGTGAATTCTTTGTCGGTAATCTTTATCTTAACAGAAAATGCACAGGTGCTCTCGTGGGCGTTCATCCGTTCGGTGGATTCAACTTGAGTGGAACAGATTCAAAAGCTGGCGGTAGAGATTATTTATCTCTTTTTACTCAAGCAAAATTAACAAGCAAGAAAATAATCAAATAA
- a CDS encoding serine hydrolase has product MKRYFLIFLFAVFYSNGIAYDFTEVDNLILKGIVNKFFPGAALLVGNENHIVYEKYYGGLTYDESEEGVTEISMYDLASLTKVIATTSAVMKLFDKGQIDLDAKVSSYLPEFAANGKENVTVRNLLLHNSGLKAWMPFNQFCSSRKEVVETIMNSLLEYETGKGYVYSDLNFITLGLVIEKITGVSLSEYCSAEIFEPLNMENTMFTPSDVNHIAPTEYDKSWRKRLLKGEVHDEAASMMEGVSGNAGLFSNPRDIYKLVRTLLNEGRYYNPFTRDLRKEILFKPETVDLFTNKYITDVYQNTRALGWDTKQEPIGKYRSACGELISENCFGHTGYTGTSVWCDKERKIIIIFLTNRVYPSRGNDGIREIRPDLHNLIIKTLTN; this is encoded by the coding sequence ATGAAGAGATATTTCCTAATATTCCTTTTCGCGGTATTTTATTCTAATGGGATTGCTTATGACTTCACTGAAGTTGATAATCTGATTCTTAAAGGCATCGTAAATAAATTTTTTCCGGGCGCTGCTTTATTAGTTGGAAATGAGAACCATATAGTTTATGAGAAGTACTATGGCGGACTTACTTATGATGAAAGTGAGGAAGGTGTCACGGAAATTTCAATGTACGATTTAGCTTCGCTCACGAAAGTAATCGCAACTACTTCCGCGGTAATGAAGCTTTTCGATAAAGGTCAAATTGACCTCGATGCAAAAGTTTCTTCGTATCTTCCTGAATTTGCAGCAAACGGAAAGGAGAATGTAACAGTGCGGAATCTTCTTCTTCATAATTCGGGATTAAAAGCGTGGATGCCGTTTAACCAGTTTTGTTCTTCACGGAAAGAAGTCGTCGAAACAATTATGAATTCCCTTCTCGAGTATGAAACAGGAAAAGGTTATGTTTACAGTGACCTGAATTTTATAACTCTCGGACTGGTGATTGAAAAAATTACTGGTGTTTCTTTATCCGAATATTGTAGTGCGGAAATCTTCGAGCCTCTTAACATGGAGAATACAATGTTTACCCCGTCCGATGTAAATCACATCGCTCCAACTGAATACGACAAATCATGGCGGAAAAGACTTCTCAAAGGAGAAGTGCACGACGAAGCAGCGTCAATGATGGAAGGTGTATCTGGCAATGCAGGTTTGTTCTCGAATCCGAGAGACATTTACAAATTAGTTCGCACTCTATTAAACGAAGGTAGGTACTACAATCCTTTTACAAGAGATCTTAGAAAAGAAATATTATTCAAACCGGAAACTGTTGACCTGTTTACTAATAAGTATATTACTGACGTTTACCAGAATACTCGTGCTCTGGGCTGGGATACTAAACAGGAACCAATTGGTAAATACCGCTCAGCTTGCGGTGAACTGATTTCTGAAAATTGTTTTGGTCATACGGGATATACAGGTACGAGCGTTTGGTGCGATAAAGAAAGAAAAATTATAATTATTTTTCTTACAAACAGAGTTTATCCGTCAAGAGGAAATGACGGTATTAGAGAAATAAGACCGGATCTGCACAATTTAATAATAAAAACATTAACTAATTAA
- a CDS encoding choice-of-anchor D domain-containing protein → MKNLIILLVIFASFIQANSQTITGAYPFPYFNSYNYLWGITQRNDTLWIGSDFNGTGYPTSMMYKVTKQGVMVDSLVTPFTFNHGLAWDGTGFWIAEDYRSSGGRIYKINSLGAKVDSIYTNSTLAGIGGIALDGNHLWVAIYSPDFATYPNAFAYKINLATKLAVDTIPLRGRQVQGIAVKGDTIFYVNDNFQSEPERIYAYSQTTGDTLFSFPSPDSDGDCDPKGLFYDGTNLWLMAFRPGGTASAYRTLYKYQIGGSGNPVITTSTNLIDFGNVPVGTTSNQTLNISNNGVAKLIISGKNITNPRFGITPSVVPDTINPGQNKDYTVTFNPLAYDTLSAQLQLASNDLITPIKLVNLKGKGVFTGATIALSANSFDYQQRRVNSLCGYLFTVTNQGNANLDISSMQFNTARYRIDTVGIQFPYTILPEASKVFRIWFNPNSGATFNDTLKINSNATNLPVAKISLTGTGNANPTLLGTSLWAANTPDNPFTSSDDPQPTSMKQISDVNGDGVNDLIVSSGNYLTTCWNGNASVNGDILWSFNTGYDNNNTGSVAWEDAMQIRDDVDGDGIQDVVIGCGGGNEMVYTISGRTGRQIWAYGDSISYSDGDIEGVRADKDFNGDGVNDVLISASGTGSSGTGGRHAIICVNGLNGNVIFYVTQNSEFTGDIVSTQYGAAIGWGSNAGAYSVHGTDNLGNGTWAFSNVNGKTWSMRVIPTTDADTSKEILGFYGFSGKVFSIEAETGAEMWTVTLGSANAGFIKVLDDLDSNGSPDFTLSGPQTVFRIDTKTQSTLWTYSPGASYIRGVDMLSDVNGDGKKDVIVGMQTPGDVLVLSGATGGVLFTYSFGSTVTFRADRVSALNSIDGNSTSEFIAGCRNGKLMCFSGGQNIPVGISGLAGEVPSNYDLSQNYPNPFNPRTSIKFSLPKDEFVSIKVYDILGKEVATLMNENKPAGNYDINFNASSLSSGVYFYRMNAGSFNSIKRMVVLK, encoded by the coding sequence ATGAAAAACTTAATTATCTTGCTTGTTATATTTGCCTCATTTATACAGGCAAATTCACAAACAATAACGGGCGCTTACCCTTTCCCTTATTTTAATTCATACAATTATCTATGGGGAATAACTCAGCGCAACGATACTCTCTGGATAGGTTCCGACTTTAACGGAACAGGTTATCCTACATCAATGATGTACAAAGTCACAAAGCAGGGTGTTATGGTTGACAGTCTGGTAACACCTTTTACATTCAACCACGGCCTTGCATGGGATGGGACAGGATTCTGGATTGCAGAAGATTACAGATCGTCAGGGGGAAGAATATACAAGATTAATTCACTCGGTGCAAAAGTTGACAGTATTTACACGAACTCAACACTTGCTGGAATAGGCGGCATAGCACTGGACGGTAATCATTTATGGGTAGCTATTTATTCGCCTGACTTCGCTACATATCCAAATGCATTCGCATACAAGATTAATCTGGCGACAAAGCTGGCAGTAGACACAATACCGTTACGAGGAAGACAAGTTCAGGGGATTGCCGTAAAAGGCGATACGATATTTTATGTGAACGATAATTTCCAATCGGAACCTGAGCGGATTTATGCATACAGCCAGACAACAGGAGATACATTGTTCTCGTTTCCTTCGCCTGACTCAGACGGTGACTGCGATCCTAAAGGACTTTTTTATGACGGAACAAATCTATGGCTTATGGCATTCAGACCGGGAGGAACTGCATCTGCTTACAGAACTTTGTATAAATATCAGATTGGAGGTTCGGGTAATCCTGTGATAACGACATCGACGAATCTTATTGATTTCGGGAATGTACCTGTTGGTACAACATCAAACCAGACTCTTAACATCTCGAACAACGGAGTCGCTAAGCTTATAATTTCCGGAAAGAACATAACGAATCCGAGGTTCGGAATAACTCCATCAGTAGTACCGGATACGATTAATCCGGGTCAGAATAAAGATTACACTGTTACTTTCAATCCGCTTGCTTACGATACATTATCAGCACAGCTTCAGCTTGCGAGCAATGATTTGATAACACCGATAAAGTTAGTTAATCTTAAAGGAAAGGGTGTGTTTACCGGTGCTACTATTGCACTATCGGCAAACAGTTTTGATTATCAGCAAAGACGTGTAAATTCACTTTGCGGTTACCTGTTTACGGTAACAAATCAGGGAAATGCGAACTTAGACATTTCATCGATGCAGTTCAATACAGCACGATACAGAATTGATACGGTAGGAATACAATTCCCTTATACCATTTTACCGGAAGCATCAAAAGTATTCAGGATTTGGTTTAATCCAAATTCAGGTGCGACATTTAACGATACTTTAAAGATAAACTCAAATGCAACGAACTTACCTGTTGCAAAGATTTCATTGACGGGTACGGGTAATGCAAATCCGACTTTGCTTGGAACATCATTATGGGCAGCAAACACACCGGATAATCCTTTTACATCATCGGACGATCCTCAACCAACGAGCATGAAACAGATTAGCGATGTGAACGGAGACGGAGTAAACGATTTAATTGTATCATCCGGCAACTATTTAACAACTTGCTGGAACGGTAATGCTTCAGTTAACGGAGATATACTATGGTCTTTTAACACAGGGTATGATAATAACAACACGGGTTCTGTTGCATGGGAAGACGCAATGCAGATACGCGATGACGTTGACGGTGACGGAATACAGGATGTAGTAATCGGATGCGGAGGCGGTAATGAAATGGTGTATACAATATCGGGCAGGACAGGAAGGCAAATCTGGGCGTATGGTGATTCAATATCATATTCAGACGGCGATATTGAAGGCGTAAGAGCTGACAAAGATTTTAATGGTGACGGAGTTAATGATGTATTAATCTCCGCAAGCGGAACGGGTAGTTCCGGTACAGGCGGAAGACATGCAATAATATGCGTTAACGGACTGAACGGTAATGTGATATTTTACGTAACTCAGAATTCAGAATTTACTGGTGATATAGTATCAACGCAGTACGGCGCGGCTATTGGCTGGGGCAGCAATGCGGGTGCATATTCAGTTCATGGAACAGATAACCTTGGAAACGGTACATGGGCATTTTCAAACGTGAATGGAAAAACATGGAGCATGAGAGTAATACCGACAACGGATGCAGACACGTCTAAAGAAATACTTGGTTTTTACGGTTTTTCTGGAAAAGTATTTTCAATAGAAGCGGAAACCGGTGCAGAAATGTGGACAGTAACACTTGGGTCAGCAAACGCAGGATTTATTAAAGTACTGGATGACCTCGATTCAAACGGTTCACCTGATTTCACTCTTTCGGGACCACAGACTGTTTTCAGGATTGATACAAAAACACAAAGTACATTATGGACATACTCACCTGGAGCATCATACATTCGCGGAGTTGATATGCTGAGCGATGTAAACGGAGACGGAAAGAAGGACGTAATTGTCGGCATGCAGACACCGGGAGACGTATTAGTATTGAGCGGAGCAACCGGTGGAGTGCTATTTACATATTCATTCGGTTCAACGGTTACGTTCAGGGCCGACAGAGTATCGGCTTTGAACAGCATTGACGGCAACTCGACTTCAGAATTCATTGCCGGATGCAGGAATGGAAAACTAATGTGTTTCAGCGGCGGACAGAATATACCTGTGGGTATAAGCGGATTAGCGGGAGAAGTTCCATCGAATTATGATTTATCGCAGAACTATCCGAATCCGTTCAATCCGAGAACGAGTATTAAGTTCTCGTTGCCAAAAGATGAATTTGTTTCGATAAAGGTGTATGATATACTCGGCAAAGAAGTAGCAACATTAATGAATGAAAACAAGCCGGCAGGAAATTATGACATAAACTTCAACGCTTCTTCGTTAAGCTCAGGTGTTTATTTCTACAGAATGAATGCGGGCAGTTTCAATAGTATTAAACGTATGGTTGTTCTTAAATAA
- a CDS encoding T9SS type A sorting domain-containing protein, which produces MTVKKFIGLLFLVLANISVYSQSYWTRVTEIEAGLDLLTIQFTSAQTGYACGEYSNITRGAILRTTNGGYNWQTTKFNQFQITDLNFINDYTGYFTGWTGGNNNYIYKTTNAGINWFCTDSIPTSFFKIKFYDENIGMIASKYNTYHFTTDGGYNWSIQYNGNWHEPTKILCFDKDVWIVLDNVVGINKTTNRGVNWTHMNFDSIGKKCAAIDFLTDTIAYSYSFNKKVFKSNNSGNNWTQIGTVSTNYTQYYNDIIFLNSKTGYINYYAGVFKTTNGGYNWFNSVADSTTRFNALFFLNPDTGFVAGWKGLIYRTTTGGEKYNPPPIITPDKFKLYQNYPNPFNPITTIKFDVPISSSVKISVFDVSGRVLKTLVNDYFQAGTYSVEWNAAKNSSGVYFYKLIARDFTETKKMLIVR; this is translated from the coding sequence ATGACTGTTAAAAAGTTCATTGGGTTATTATTTCTGGTTTTAGCGAATATCTCTGTATATTCCCAGTCATACTGGACGAGAGTTACTGAAATAGAAGCCGGATTGGATCTTTTAACAATTCAGTTCACTTCAGCACAAACGGGTTATGCATGCGGCGAATATTCAAATATTACGCGAGGTGCAATATTAAGAACAACGAACGGGGGGTATAACTGGCAGACAACAAAATTCAATCAGTTTCAAATTACGGATTTGAATTTCATAAATGACTACACAGGTTACTTTACGGGTTGGACTGGAGGTAATAATAATTACATATACAAAACCACGAATGCAGGAATTAACTGGTTCTGTACAGATTCAATTCCTACAAGTTTCTTTAAGATTAAATTTTATGATGAAAATATCGGAATGATTGCTTCCAAGTACAATACGTATCATTTCACAACAGATGGGGGTTATAATTGGAGTATTCAGTACAATGGTAATTGGCATGAACCGACAAAGATATTGTGTTTTGATAAGGATGTATGGATTGTATTAGATAATGTCGTAGGAATAAATAAAACAACAAACAGAGGTGTAAATTGGACTCATATGAATTTTGACAGCATAGGCAAGAAATGTGCTGCAATAGACTTCCTAACTGACACTATTGCATATTCATATTCCTTCAATAAGAAAGTATTTAAGTCAAATAATTCCGGAAACAACTGGACTCAAATTGGTACAGTTTCAACCAATTATACGCAATATTATAACGATATAATTTTTCTTAATAGCAAGACAGGTTACATAAATTACTACGCAGGAGTGTTTAAAACAACGAATGGCGGGTATAACTGGTTTAATTCAGTAGCAGATTCAACGACTCGTTTTAATGCGCTTTTTTTTCTGAATCCCGATACAGGTTTTGTAGCCGGATGGAAAGGGTTAATATACAGAACTACGACAGGAGGAGAGAAGTATAATCCTCCTCCAATAATTACTCCAGATAAATTCAAGTTATATCAAAACTATCCAAATCCGTTTAATCCGATAACGACAATAAAGTTTGACGTGCCAATTTCTTCGTCGGTAAAGATTTCTGTCTTTGATGTTTCAGGGAGGGTATTAAAAACGCTTGTAAACGATTATTTTCAAGCGGGGACGTATAGTGTAGAATGGAATGCGGCAAAAAATTCCAGTGGAGTTTATTTTTATAAGTTAATAGCACGTGACTTCACCGAAACAAAAAAGATGTTGATAGTTAGGTGA